The Candidatus Bathyarchaeia archaeon genome contains a region encoding:
- a CDS encoding polyprenol monophosphomannose synthase → MESAIILPTYNESENIRDLILAIERLNINSLILVIDDSSPDGTQEIVKKLQMEFNNIMLITRPRKMGLGTAIRDGFKILASLPEKPEYVITMDADFSHNPKDIPRLLQHAKEGYDIVIGSRYIRGGAIKGWTPTRIIISRIANRIARSLIGLPVNDFTSGFRCYSIKYILKALPDLKSRRFEIQIETLKLAQLLKMRVAETPIVFENRKRGRSKLTIKEVINFLIHAIKMSTMKVD, encoded by the coding sequence TTGGAGTCAGCTATAATATTGCCAACATATAATGAATCTGAGAATATTAGGGATCTAATACTGGCAATCGAGAGGCTCAACATCAATTCCCTAATTCTAGTAATAGATGACTCGAGTCCTGATGGAACGCAGGAGATCGTTAAGAAACTTCAGATGGAATTTAATAACATAATGCTCATTACGAGACCACGTAAGATGGGGCTTGGAACAGCCATTAGAGATGGCTTCAAAATTTTAGCCTCGTTACCAGAGAAGCCAGAGTACGTGATCACAATGGATGCAGACTTCTCCCATAATCCAAAGGATATACCGCGGCTACTGCAGCACGCAAAAGAGGGGTATGACATAGTTATTGGGAGCAGATATATTAGGGGCGGAGCCATTAAAGGCTGGACTCCAACACGTATAATCATAAGCAGAATAGCTAATAGAATAGCGAGATCCCTTATAGGGCTCCCAGTAAACGACTTCACAAGCGGCTTCAGATGCTACTCAATAAAATATATTCTTAAAGCATTACCCGATCTTAAGAGCCGAAGATTCGAGATACAAATAGAAACACTAAAATTGGCGCAATTACTAAAAATGAGGGTTGCTGAAACACCAATAGTATTCGAGAATAGGAAGAGGGGTAGGTCAAAGCTGACAATAAAAGAAGTGATAAACTTCCTTATCCATGCCATAAAAATGTCCACTATGAAGGTTGATTAA
- a CDS encoding DUF2079 domain-containing protein, which yields MWRLKSWRMSLAILLEKRLWIFKISEWILMIMIVSYAIIFSHYTIMRHYSFRSDAWDLGLIVQSIANAIKGRLFTNNVELFFSPTGSYFGVHFAPVLFLVVPFFYFIRSVETILVLQSVALALGAIPVYLLAIHVLNDRISALFIAASYLLNPLLQGVNWYDFHTQAFFPLFILSAIYFLKRKRVIFFILFLLMGLSTIEQTTYFILACVPYSLLEVRSDLRNCNRRFRFKIILQRSIMPLIMLIVSISWLILSSAIKNAINPNPPKEMKAISQFKILDINDPAEIPIKVILNPYLALEAFRYELPKKIFYIILTFAHSCFLALLSPLVLLPVFLWFFIAVLSNWTPYYSLGFQYSAFTLPFTYIALIDAIKRIVSGFSSEISKPLIRRVSALILLVGIILSFFLSPISFIHKVGNYDYFRDYGVTVPSAIENHVRQAIMKISGEPFILATSRVFPHLSINSNAYTVPPLNYPSPELFRSFIEYLKNNIEFDYVLIESFWDKGEANLIYAEFIKPNRNYGLLIRGAGLELYKRGYSSLPENIIVRFTSKELYAANVIIMDDPTAEAGRVMVFKVSSTSTKVIWYGPYVALPPGNYTARFRIKVDQILNGKLIDLEVYSRYAGRIALRSIYGEEISGSSMWHTFYVAFNLKSRVSDVEFRGVSSGNNVTICLDYIEVIPE from the coding sequence ATGTGGAGACTTAAATCTTGGAGGATGAGTTTAGCGATTCTTCTTGAGAAAAGATTATGGATATTTAAAATCTCAGAATGGATCCTTATGATCATGATAGTTTCTTACGCAATTATCTTCTCCCACTATACTATTATGAGACATTATTCTTTTAGGAGTGATGCATGGGATCTTGGATTAATTGTGCAGTCTATTGCGAATGCAATCAAGGGTAGACTCTTCACAAATAATGTTGAGTTATTTTTTTCGCCTACTGGTAGCTATTTTGGCGTGCATTTTGCACCAGTCCTATTTCTGGTAGTGCCATTCTTTTACTTTATAAGAAGCGTTGAAACAATACTTGTATTGCAATCGGTTGCGCTGGCTTTAGGCGCGATACCAGTCTATTTACTTGCGATTCATGTATTGAATGATAGGATTTCAGCATTGTTTATAGCGGCTTCTTATCTCTTAAATCCGCTTTTGCAGGGAGTGAATTGGTATGATTTTCACACCCAGGCGTTTTTCCCACTCTTCATATTGTCAGCAATATATTTTCTAAAGAGGAAAAGGGTTATTTTTTTCATACTTTTCCTTTTAATGGGCTTATCCACCATAGAGCAGACGACATACTTTATTTTAGCTTGCGTACCATATTCTCTCCTAGAAGTAAGGAGTGATCTGAGGAATTGTAATAGAAGGTTCCGTTTTAAGATTATTCTCCAGCGCTCCATAATGCCCCTTATTATGCTAATAGTATCCATATCATGGCTTATTCTTTCATCTGCAATTAAGAACGCTATTAACCCAAATCCTCCCAAAGAAATGAAAGCTATTTCCCAGTTTAAGATACTGGATATAAATGATCCAGCTGAGATACCTATTAAAGTAATACTCAATCCATATTTGGCATTAGAGGCTTTTCGGTACGAATTGCCCAAGAAGATTTTTTATATTATTCTAACATTCGCCCATAGCTGTTTTCTAGCCCTACTATCTCCGCTAGTTTTATTACCAGTTTTCTTATGGTTTTTCATAGCGGTGTTAAGTAACTGGACACCTTATTACTCTTTGGGTTTTCAGTATTCAGCCTTCACTCTGCCCTTCACCTATATAGCTCTTATTGATGCCATAAAGAGAATAGTTAGTGGGTTTAGCAGTGAAATATCTAAACCCCTCATTAGGAGGGTCTCCGCGCTTATATTATTGGTTGGGATTATTCTCTCATTTTTTCTTTCACCAATATCCTTTATACATAAGGTTGGAAATTATGATTACTTCAGGGATTACGGGGTTACAGTTCCCTCAGCTATAGAGAATCATGTTAGGCAAGCTATTATGAAGATATCCGGTGAACCATTTATTCTCGCCACATCGAGAGTTTTTCCACATTTATCCATAAATTCTAACGCTTACACTGTGCCGCCCCTAAATTATCCATCCCCCGAATTATTTAGGTCGTTTATTGAGTACCTTAAAAATAACATTGAATTCGATTACGTGCTGATAGAATCTTTCTGGGATAAGGGGGAGGCTAATCTAATTTACGCCGAGTTTATAAAACCGAATAGAAATTACGGATTATTAATTAGGGGGGCTGGATTAGAGCTATATAAGAGGGGATACAGTAGTTTACCAGAGAATATAATTGTTAGATTTACTTCTAAGGAATTATATGCGGCTAATGTGATTATCATGGATGACCCTACCGCGGAAGCTGGAAGAGTTATGGTGTTTAAGGTTTCATCCACATCTACAAAAGTAATTTGGTATGGACCTTATGTCGCTTTACCTCCGGGAAATTATACTGCGCGTTTCAGGATTAAGGTTGATCAGATATTAAATGGGAAATTAATTGATTTAGAAGTTTATTCTAGATATGCGGGTAGAATAGCCTTGCGCAGTATTTATGGTGAAGAAATAAGTGGGTCATCTATGTGGCACACATTTTATGTAGCATTTAATCTTAAAAGTAGAGTTAGTGATGTTGAGTTTAGGGGTGTAAGCTCTGGAAATAACGTGACAATATGCTTAGATTATATAGAGGTTATACCTGAGTGA
- a CDS encoding glycosyltransferase, whose protein sequence is MKMRARAAVLFPSLNYLGGAVRVCLGFIEILSKAGYEVSLFTVDETRWDLVKRIFGDFRDLHFKEYFIVSSFPRFFNSMFRNIFLTLFYVLEVLVVRFLLKFDIVFVVGGELFDCVGDVVYINTVPFRLEHSFLNTRLGKSAIWKCYSKIYDIFLKLLDRIDSKRLLVTNSYFLRDLVLKKIGRDSIVIYPPVDINKFMVKEESERQRLNLIVTVSRIHPGKSLNVVLEVAKRVNEAVFLIVGSSSGRFEEGLNELNMAIEKMNLRSKVNVLINEPLDKLIETLFKAKILLHTQPSEAFGMVIVEAMAAGCIPVVPNSGGPWNDILDRRQGVYGFAYRDVDEAANIIRSLLSNEDIRQEVAKRARVYALRFDKSVFKEKILHIISKLNKNCKN, encoded by the coding sequence ATGAAGATGAGGGCGAGGGCAGCTGTTCTTTTTCCATCACTAAATTATCTTGGAGGGGCTGTAAGGGTCTGCTTAGGGTTCATTGAAATTTTATCTAAGGCTGGTTATGAAGTTTCGCTTTTCACTGTTGATGAAACCAGATGGGATTTAGTGAAAAGAATTTTTGGGGATTTTAGAGATTTACATTTCAAGGAATACTTTATTGTTTCAAGTTTTCCAAGATTTTTTAATTCCATGTTTCGAAACATTTTTCTTACTTTATTTTATGTTCTTGAGGTTTTGGTCGTTAGGTTTCTTTTGAAATTTGATATTGTTTTTGTGGTCGGTGGCGAACTTTTTGATTGTGTAGGAGACGTTGTGTATATTAACACTGTGCCATTCAGACTCGAGCATTCATTTCTAAATACCCGTTTAGGTAAAAGTGCTATTTGGAAGTGTTATAGCAAAATTTACGATATCTTCTTAAAGCTGCTGGATAGGATAGATTCTAAGAGACTTTTGGTAACCAATTCATATTTTCTTAGAGATTTAGTTTTGAAGAAGATTGGTAGAGACTCTATAGTAATCTATCCTCCTGTTGACATTAATAAGTTTATGGTTAAAGAGGAAAGTGAAAGGCAACGTCTTAATTTAATTGTTACTGTCTCAAGAATTCATCCAGGAAAATCATTGAATGTTGTTTTAGAAGTTGCTAAACGTGTCAATGAAGCCGTATTTCTAATAGTAGGCTCAAGCAGTGGGAGGTTTGAGGAGGGTCTTAACGAGCTAAATATGGCTATTGAGAAAATGAATCTCAGGAGCAAAGTTAACGTATTAATTAATGAGCCATTAGATAAACTTATTGAAACCCTATTTAAGGCTAAAATTTTATTACATACTCAACCCTCAGAGGCTTTTGGAATGGTTATTGTTGAAGCAATGGCTGCTGGATGCATTCCGGTTGTTCCGAATAGTGGCGGTCCATGGAATGACATTTTAGATCGAAGGCAGGGTGTTTATGGTTTCGCTTATCGTGATGTTGATGAGGCTGCCAATATTATTAGGAGCCTATTAAGTAATGAGGATATAAGACAAGAAGTTGCTAAGAGGGCTAGAGTTTATGCTTTACGCTTTGATAAATCCGTCTTTAAAGAAAAGATTTTACATATAATAAGTAAACTGAATAAAAACTGCAAGAATTGA
- a CDS encoding DUF2079 domain-containing protein: MEIRNFIENKADILVFIPILLYAIIFSYYTLLKHYTFNSYAWDLGIFNQALYTTLYHGKLLFSTAELFMHPSGSYLATHFSPILFTLLPIYALYPSAELLIVFKSFILALGALPLYFLVKEILKDRKAAFIFAVAYLLHPAIQGSNWFDFQQQIFIPIFLFSSIYFMNKEKWKSYFIAIALSLTISEHATLAVLALSIYYLLTSNIRKIPYSLKTLKVTRETSILITVLMCLISFYISEYIKGLFPIQPKFIEMYRALGAYRVLGFKGESLILLPIYILLNPGKALNAILYDYTMKLIYIVLLFGPLAFLPFGSKITIVTFALLSPFLVSNYPAYYKIGAHYPLYVVVPIFLAAIDTLSNRTKKDVNSALKIIMAASLIFIISTSPISPMSNPLLESKVLWYPLTATTMVVSSEVKDLHQLLDMVPKDASILTQNNIFPHVSSRINAYVLPPSSITQEQIEILKDYVRDLINKSEYILLNIRQKDYWTRFTFNEVLSSNLFGPYAFTKWAILFKRGYEGPTQITYPNNEIVFSTKDFNLNFGSMISDASSKSGSVAFCPKDSKQGIFIYGPYIFLPNGVYNVTWRVKFGPHGEGHLATFEVTEKFGEVNIAKKYVYGFDVESKVWTNITLTFGVSEVKSYVEFRVYSRGAADISVDYVVLRQISGELKEVFVMKTFNYMDLKVNGKVTGEGILLRSSTGGEDAWSFWYGPYITLTPGKYRVTFNLKVTPSPNPNDRVIRLEVTKNHGAEIISGVDILGRDIVGNMTSSGWCKIKLEFSLDMLAEEIEFRGVDPSRKHDLYLAYILLEKI, translated from the coding sequence ATGGAAATAAGAAATTTTATAGAAAATAAAGCCGATATACTAGTTTTTATACCAATTCTGTTATATGCCATAATCTTTTCTTATTACACTCTGCTCAAACATTATACATTTAATAGTTATGCATGGGATCTTGGGATATTCAATCAAGCGCTCTACACAACACTGTATCATGGAAAACTCTTATTCTCCACAGCTGAGCTATTCATGCATCCCTCAGGCTCATATCTGGCAACTCACTTTAGTCCCATCCTATTCACTCTGCTACCTATATACGCCCTGTATCCTTCAGCCGAGCTCCTAATAGTTTTTAAATCATTTATACTGGCTTTAGGAGCATTACCACTCTATTTCCTAGTTAAAGAAATATTAAAGGATAGGAAAGCTGCTTTTATTTTTGCAGTAGCATATCTACTGCATCCCGCGATTCAAGGCTCTAACTGGTTTGATTTTCAACAACAAATCTTCATACCAATATTTCTATTCTCCTCAATATACTTTATGAACAAGGAGAAGTGGAAATCATATTTCATCGCAATTGCTTTATCACTTACAATATCTGAGCATGCAACGCTCGCAGTTCTAGCCTTATCAATCTACTATTTATTAACGAGCAACATAAGAAAAATTCCGTACTCACTTAAAACACTGAAAGTAACACGGGAGACATCCATACTAATAACGGTTTTGATGTGTCTAATCTCCTTTTACATATCTGAATATATTAAAGGATTATTTCCTATTCAACCAAAATTCATAGAAATGTATAGGGCTCTAGGTGCTTATAGGGTTTTAGGCTTTAAGGGAGAATCGCTTATTTTGTTACCAATCTATATATTATTAAACCCTGGTAAAGCTCTAAATGCCATTTTATACGACTACACAATGAAGCTAATTTATATCGTTCTCTTATTCGGGCCGCTCGCATTTTTGCCTTTTGGAAGTAAAATAACAATTGTTACATTCGCTCTTCTATCACCATTCTTAGTCTCGAATTATCCTGCCTACTATAAGATTGGGGCTCACTATCCGTTATATGTAGTAGTGCCTATTTTCTTGGCCGCTATCGATACATTATCGAATAGAACAAAAAAAGACGTTAATAGCGCGCTTAAAATAATTATGGCTGCATCACTCATATTTATTATTTCAACAAGCCCCATAAGCCCAATGTCTAATCCGCTTCTGGAGTCGAAGGTACTTTGGTATCCTCTAACAGCCACAACTATGGTTGTAAGTAGTGAGGTGAAAGATCTCCACCAACTACTAGACATGGTTCCCAAGGATGCGTCAATATTAACGCAGAATAATATTTTTCCTCATGTATCAAGTAGAATAAACGCTTACGTGCTACCTCCATCCAGTATAACACAGGAGCAGATAGAGATCTTAAAAGATTATGTGAGAGACCTAATAAACAAGAGTGAGTACATTTTATTAAACATAAGACAGAAAGATTATTGGACGCGGTTCACTTTTAATGAAGTCTTAAGCAGTAATCTCTTCGGACCATATGCATTCACGAAATGGGCTATTTTATTTAAGAGAGGCTATGAGGGACCAACTCAGATAACTTACCCTAATAATGAAATAGTATTCTCCACCAAAGATTTTAACCTTAATTTCGGAAGTATGATATCCGATGCTTCATCTAAAAGCGGAAGTGTAGCATTCTGTCCTAAAGATTCCAAACAAGGCATCTTCATATACGGACCTTACATTTTTCTACCGAACGGAGTATATAATGTGACATGGAGGGTTAAATTTGGTCCACACGGTGAAGGACATTTAGCGACATTCGAGGTTACAGAAAAATTTGGTGAAGTAAATATTGCTAAAAAATACGTGTATGGATTTGATGTAGAATCTAAAGTATGGACTAATATAACACTGACATTCGGAGTAAGTGAGGTTAAATCTTATGTTGAATTCAGAGTCTACTCAAGAGGTGCAGCTGATATTAGCGTCGACTATGTAGTTCTAAGACAAATCTCCGGAGAGTTGAAGGAAGTTTTTGTTATGAAAACATTCAATTACATGGATCTAAAAGTAAATGGAAAAGTCACAGGGGAAGGAATTCTATTGCGATCATCTACAGGCGGGGAAGATGCATGGAGCTTCTGGTATGGACCCTATATAACTTTAACTCCAGGAAAGTATAGAGTTACATTCAATCTTAAGGTTACTCCGAGTCCGAATCCTAATGATAGAGTTATTAGGTTGGAGGTTACGAAAAATCATGGCGCGGAAATAATATCAGGCGTAGATATTCTTGGAAGAGATATAGTTGGAAATATGACTTCTTCCGGATGGTGCAAAATAAAATTAGAATTCAGTTTAGATATGTTGGCTGAAGAGATTGAGTTTAGAGGTGTCGACCCATCAAGAAAACATGACTTATACTTAGCCTATATATTACTGGAAAAAATTTGA
- a CDS encoding Coenzyme F420 hydrogenase/dehydrogenase, beta subunit C-terminal domain encodes MKVDDRQLIGGFINFYLGHSENKYIRWAASSGGIVTSILMFMLKERMIDGALVVGMEGLKPKPFIAREPEDLVMAMGSKYLPISLSAEFRELLKSKGKYAVVGLPCHIRLIRRFMAKPKDAHERIILLLGLFCCRVISPLGFRVLLYKLNVKEKEVEEFRFRGYGWPGKLCINLTSGRRISMPFFSYWRPLYSTYFFTPRACMFCSDMTNEEADISIGDAWLPKIIRKDNLGSSIIISRTDKAEKILQEAQAKGFIKLTKIEGREVIKAQWRPIFFKKITLPLRLTLIRRKKHSTMTSSMGLFFSFICALLQIANIKFSESHIGAHIIEKLPFKLLLFYATFHAMLEYLSWRIII; translated from the coding sequence ATGAAAGTTGATGATAGGCAACTAATAGGAGGATTCATCAATTTTTACTTGGGGCACTCAGAAAATAAGTATATTAGATGGGCTGCCTCATCTGGCGGGATTGTCACAAGCATCCTAATGTTCATGCTGAAGGAGAGAATGATAGATGGAGCTTTAGTTGTGGGTATGGAGGGTTTAAAACCTAAACCATTTATAGCAAGAGAGCCGGAAGATTTGGTTATGGCTATGGGCTCAAAATACTTGCCTATTTCACTCAGCGCAGAATTCAGAGAATTATTAAAGTCTAAAGGCAAATACGCTGTTGTCGGGCTTCCATGTCACATTAGGCTAATAAGAAGATTCATGGCGAAGCCTAAGGATGCGCATGAGCGCATAATATTACTTCTAGGGCTCTTCTGCTGCAGGGTCATAAGCCCCTTAGGTTTTAGAGTACTATTATATAAGTTAAATGTTAAGGAGAAAGAAGTTGAAGAGTTTAGATTTAGGGGTTACGGATGGCCTGGCAAACTCTGCATAAACCTCACTAGTGGAAGAAGAATTTCAATGCCATTCTTTAGTTATTGGCGCCCGCTATATTCTACATATTTTTTTACACCCAGAGCATGCATGTTCTGTTCTGATATGACGAATGAGGAAGCCGACATATCTATTGGTGATGCATGGCTGCCAAAAATAATAAGGAAGGATAATTTAGGCTCATCAATAATTATATCTAGGACAGATAAAGCTGAGAAAATCCTTCAGGAAGCTCAAGCTAAGGGTTTTATTAAGCTGACTAAAATAGAGGGAAGAGAAGTTATTAAAGCACAATGGCGCCCAATATTCTTTAAGAAGATAACGCTACCACTACGCTTAACATTAATTAGACGTAAAAAGCATAGCACCATGACAAGTTCAATGGGATTATTTTTCAGTTTCATCTGCGCCTTACTCCAAATAGCAAATATAAAATTTTCTGAATCACATATAGGGGCGCATATCATAGAGAAATTACCCTTCAAACTACTGTTATTTTACGCAACTTTCCACGCAATGCTTGAATATTTATCGTGGAGGATCATCATATGA